Below is a window of Halarcobacter anaerophilus DNA.
CCGCACACTCCGATTTTGGCACTTTTCTTTTTCTTTACGTTAAATTGCCCAATCTCGGAAAAAAGTTTCGAAACAGGTTTTTCTCTTACTGAGCAGGTATTTATTAAAATTAAATCCGCTTCTTCTATATTTTGCGTAGTAGTATAGTTTTTATGTTCTTTTAACTCAGCAATCATATGTTGGCTGTCAGTATCGTTCATCTGACAACCAAGGGTTTGTATAAATAGTTTTTTTTCTTGTTTACTCATTAACTCTTTCACTTCTATTAAATTTACAGAGCATGAACCTCATACATATACTCATCATCTGCAAGTCCGTATTTTACCTCTCTAAAGTAAACATTGTAACCTTCATCCTCTAAAGAGTCTACTAATGACATCATATCTTTGTGAGAGTTATCTCTGTCAAAATAAAATATCTTTTCCCCATCTTTTTGTAACTCTTCTTTTATTTTGTCAAGTTGAACTTTTTTCGGTTTTTCACTTAGTTCATTTCTTGCGAATAATAATTCCATTTCATCAAACCTTTTTTATTAAATTAGCTAAATAGTTTATCTTAAAATTGCTTTAATTTGAATAAAAGCTCTTTTAAGCTAAAATGTTGTTCTACTCTACATTGAAAATCAAAACTTTACATTTCAATGTCAAAAAAAAAGGTAACCAATGGATAAAATTATAGATATTTTAGATTCTATTGCCTATGAAAAAGGCTTAAAAATTGAAGATGTTGAAAATGCACTAAAAGAAGCATTAATAAAAACTGCCGAAAAAATGGTGGACCCTACTCTAAAATTCGATGCAGAGATTGATAGACCAAATAAAAAATTGGAACTATTTCAAAAAATAGAAGTAGTACCTAATGATGATGAAAGATTAAAAGAAGACGGCGTTGATGAATACAATAATGTCATCAGCAAAGAGAACTATATTTCAATAGACGAAGCGAAAAAAATTGATGAAAGTTTAGAGATCGGAGACTTTGTAAACTATGATTTAGAGTTTGAAAACATGGGTAGAAACGCTGCAACAATTCTACACAATAATTTTGAATATAGAGTACAAAGATTCTTAGAAGAGTCTCTTCTTAGCAAATATAAAAATAAAATCGGAAAAACAATAAGCGGAAGCGTAACAAGAGTCGATAGACAAGAAAATACTTTTGTCGAAATCGGAGAAGTAAGAGGTATGCTTCCAAGAAAAAGCAGAATAAAAGGTGAATTTTTTAAAGTCGGAGATACTGTAAAAGCAGTTGTAAGAGGAGTAAATATTGATAAAACAAACGGTTTAATCGTTGAGATATCAAGAACAAGCCCTAAATTCTTAGAATCACTTCTAAGATCTGAAGTTCCTGAATTAAAAGATGAAATTATAATTATAGAAGCAAGTGCAAGAATTCCAGGAAGCAGAGCTAAAATTGCCCTTTCTACGACAGATGCTAATGTAGATCCTATAGGTTCTATTGTAGGAGTAAAAGGAGTTAGAATAGGAGCTGTTTCAAAACAATTAAACGGAGAAAATATCGACTGCGTTGAGTATTCTCCAATTCCTGAAATGTTTATTGCAAGAGCTTTAAGTCCTGCAATTATCAGCAGTGTTAAAATTGAAAAAGCTGCCGAAGGTAATGAAAAAGGAAAAGCGATAGTTACGATTCCACATGACCAAAAATCTAAAGCAATAGGGAAGTCGGGACTTAATATCAGATTAGCATCAATGCTTACAAAATACGATATTGAGTTAAAAGAGATTGGTGGAACGGCAACTATAGGAAGTGATTCTCAAGAACAAGAGAAAATAACAGATACTGCAAGTTTAGAGGCACTATTTAAATAATGGCACAATTAACTATATTTGATTCGGTAAAAAAAGAGAAAGTTCCTTTTGAACCAATAAAAGAAAAAGAAGTAAAAGTCTATGTTTGCGGACCTACTGTTTATGATGATTCTCATTTAGGTCATGCAAGAAGTGCAATAGCTTTTGATCTTCTACATAGAGTATTAAAAGCTGACGGTTACAATGTAACTATGACAAAAAATTTTACTGATATTGATGATAAAATTATCAAAAAAATGAATGAATCAAATAGAAGTTTGGAAGATATTACAACTGAATATATTAATGCCTATAAAAAAGATATGCAAAGTCTTAATATATTGCCCAATACCTTAGAGCCTAAAGCAACGCAAAATCTTCAAATTATGATTGATATGATTGAAGATTTGATGAAAAAAGATGTAGCCTACAAGATCTCAGACGGTGTATATTTTGACGTATCAAAAGATTCTCAATACGGAACTCTTTCTCATAGGGCAAGTGATGGGAACTCTATTGCCAGAGTTGAATCAAATGAAGAGAAAAGAAATCCAAGCGATTTCGCCCTTTGGAAATTTGAAAAAACAAACGACGTAGCTTTTGATTCTCCTTTTGGAAGAGGAAGACCGGGTTGGCATATTGAATGTAGTGCAATGATAAACAAACATTTAGCCTATAAAGATGAGCCTTATCAAATAGATATTCACGGCGGTGGAGCCGATTTGCTTTTTCCTCACCATGAAAACGAAGCGGCACAAACCAGATGTTCTACAAATGCCTCTTTGGCAAAATATTGGATGCACAACGGTTTTGTAACAATTAACGGTGAGAAGATGAGTAAATCTTTGGATAACTCATTTTTTCTAAAAGATATACTTAAATCGTATTCGGGAGAGGTTGTAAGATTTTATCTTCTAACAGCCCAATACAGAGCAAACTTTAACTTCAATGAAGAGGATTTAATCTCTTCTAAAAAAAGATTGGATAAGTTATATAGAGTTAAAAAAAGAGTTTACGGTTTAGGTAAAAGTTCTGTAAATAAAGAGTTTAAAAGTGATTTATTAGATGCTTTAAATGATGATTTAAATACACCTAAAGCTATATCTATAGTCGATGAGTACATAAACAAAGCAAATGAGACTTTAGATAAAGAACCAAAAAACAAAAACTTTAAAAAAGAGCTTGTTTCAACATTAGAGTTTATAAATGAGCTTTTGGGCATCGGGTTTGAAGATGCTTATAAATATTTTCAATTTGGAATAAGCAAAAAAGAGATTGAAAATATAGAGAATTTGATTTCACAAAGAAATGAGGCAAAAAAAGAGAAAGATTTTGAAACTGCCGATAAAATCAGAAATGAAATTACAAAACTCGGAATTTCTATTATGGATACACCAAACGGGGTTGTTTGGGAAAAACTTTAGAGGCTTAAAACTTTACTCTTTAAGCTTCTTTACTTCTTATTTATTTAATCTCCTATATCATAACACTTTTTATTTATTTATGATACACATCATTTAGCAAAAAGGAGTAAATATGACAGAACAAAACAAATTCTCTATTATGACAATTTCATCTCTGTTTTTTGCTATTACTTTTTTAGCAATCGGTTACGGGATGATTCTCACTTTTATAGGTGTTTACTTAAAAGAACTGCATGTAAATGATTTTATGATAGGTTTTATTAATGCCTCTTTCTTTTTAGGTGCTATCTGCTCTTCAATTTTTAGCCAAAGTATTATTTCAACCGTGGGACATATAAGAAGTTTTGCGGCATTTGCATCAATAATGGTAATCTCATTTTTAATGCATTCCGTATTTTTTAATGAATATTTATGGGCTTTTTTAAGATTTGTATCGGGATTCTCTTTTTACAGCTTGTTAATTATAATAGAAAGCTGGTTAAATGAAAAAAGTACGCAAGAAGCTAGAGGAAAAGTCCTTTCCATATATGTTATTATTTTTTATCTCTCAACAGCAATAGGTCAACTTTTTTTAAACCTTGATGAACATTTAAAACATTCAATTTTTACAATTGGTTCCGTTCTTATTCTTTTTTCTATTCTATTTATCTCTCTAACAAAAATAAAAGAACCTCAAATAGAACCATTTGAACACTACTCTTTTCCTAGAGTCTATTCTGTAATACCTCTTGCAACAACTTCAAGTTTTATAGGAGGATTTTACGTGGGAGCTTTTTTTACTATGGCTCCTGTTTTTATTTTAACAAAATATAACTCTGTTGAAGTAGTTTCATATTTTATGCTTATCTCTATTTTAGGAGGACTTGTTTCTCAATGGCCAATCGGTGCCGTTTCAGATAAAATAGGAAGAAGAAAAGTAATCTCTTTTGTCTCTTTTGTTACGGCATTAACCTCTTTGCTTTTTTTATTTATAGGAGAAGATATAAAGACCTTATATATCTGCGGTTTTTTATTAGGCCTTACAATCTTTACCGTATATCCCTTGGGAGTTGCAAGGGCAAATGATGTTTTAGATGAAAACAATAAAAATTTAGTAGAGATTAGCAGAACTCTTCTTTTCACCTATGGAATGGGATCTTTCGTTGCACCTCTTATAATAGGGTTTTTACTTAAATATTACGATAATGCAATTTTTGCGATATTTTTTCTTTTGGGAATATATTTGACTTTTTATGCTTTATCTAAGAAAAGAGTTGCAGATGATGATATGAGTACCTTCGTTAATATTCCGGTAGCCTCAGGGGCAGAACTGCCTACACTTGATCCAAGAACGGATGATGAGGAACAAACAAATAGTTAAGAAAAATTATATATTTTTTCTTACTATTTTTATATCTTCATTATTTAAGTTTAAGTAGCACTCTTTTTTATTTTCCAAAGCTTGCATTGATTTCACCTGTACGGTCATTTCCATATTTTCATACTCTTTTAAAGAGATGTTCAATTCATAATAATCACCGCAAAAAGAGACATCCAAAATTGCAGCTTTAATCGTACTAATTGCATTTGAAACTTCTACTTTTCCAATAGGAATTATTCCCACATTTTCACTGCTTATTTTAATATTTAAACTTTCTAATAACAAGTTTGGCAGAACATTTATTTTATTTAAAAAATTTGCCACATATAAAGATTTAGGTTTGGTATAAAGCTCTTGGGGAGTACCGAATTGTTCAACTCTTTTATTATTGATAATTGCTATTCTATCGGACATACTTAATGCCTCTTTTTGATCATGAGTTACTAAAATTGCACTAAGATTTAACTCTTTAATTAATTTTTTCAACCAAATTTTCGTTTTATTTCTTAAAATCGTATCCAGATTTGAAAAAGGTTCATCAAGAAGTAAAACTTTAGGTTCATACGCCAAAACTCTTGCAATAGAGACTCTTTGTTGTTGTCCTCCGCTTAACTCATGTATCTGCTTATTTCTATGTTCTACCAAATCAAACTGTTTTAAAAGTTTATCTACTCTTTTTTGTTTTTGATTGGATTTTAAATTATAAAGAGCAAATTCAATATTTTGTTTTACGTTTAAATGGGGGAAAAGTGCATAATCTTGGAAAATATACCCAATATCTTTATGACACTCTTTTTTACCGTTATTTATCAAACAGTGATCGTTTATAAAAATATCCCCGTCGTAATCTTCATGTAACGAAGCTATACTTCTTAAAATGGTACTTTTACCGCAGCCGCTTGGTCCTAAAATTGTTACAATCTCTCCTTGCTTTACGTCAAAATTGATATTTTCCAAAATCTTTGTATTTCCAAAAGCAACTGAGAAATTTTTTACGCTAACACCTATCATCTTAATCCTTCACCATTTTTCTTGCCAATAAAATTACAGATACAATTCCTAAAAGAACAATAAACATAGCAGGAACACTTGACTCAATTATTTGAGACTGAGTTACTAGTTCATGGGACATTACTGGAAGAGTATCAAAATTAAACGGTCTTAATATCATTGTAAGAGGAAGCTCTTTTACCACTTCAATAAAAACAATAATAAAACTTGCCGTCATTGAGCCTTTGATTAAAGGCAGAATCATTTTAAAAAAAGTTTGAAAACCACCTATTTGCATCGTTTTACAAGCATCATCATAAGTTTGGGGTATTTTGCTGAAACCTGCTTCATAATTATTTATAGAAACAGCAATAAATCTTACTACATATCCGAAAATAATTGCTAATACCGTTCCGCTTATTAAGATATTCAAAGATTTATCAACCAATGAAAAAAAGCTTAAAATTCCCACTGCTACAACAGCTCCGGGAATTGAGTATCCCAGTTTTGAGATTTGTACCAAATTTTCTGCTATTTTATTTTTATGAACTCTTACATTATAGGTTATTATAAATGCCAATATCGTAATAAGAATTGAACTAAAAATCCCCAAAGAGAGAGTTTGAATCAAAACAGTTAAAAAACTCTCGTCAATTATATCTTCATATGAGATATAAAACCAATAACTCATCTGAGTAAAAGGGAGTAAAAACCCAAAAAAGAAAGGGATGAAACAGACCAAAAAAGCGATAATATTTCCTGTTTTGCTTAATTTCTCTTTTGTAATAGGTTTAAAATCTTTTCCGCTGCTTTTATATTTTCGGTTTCTTCTTTGAAATCTCTCTAAAAAAATAAGCAGAAAAATAAAAAGCATAAGCATTGAAGCCAATTTTGAGGCATCTTCTACACTTCCCATGCCTAACCAAGTTCTAAAAATACCCGTAACAAAAGTTGAAACTCCGTAATAATCCATAACTCCGAAATCTGCAACTGCTTCCATAACTGCCAAAATAACACCTGCAACTATAGCAGGTCTTGAAATAGGAATAATCACTTTATAAAAAATTTGGAAATTACTTAATCCCATAGTTTTTGAAGCATCAATTATTGATGAAGATTCAGCTTTTAAATATGTTTTGGAAATCAAATATACATATGGATATAGAACTAAAGACATCACTATAATAGCGCCTTCAATGGACATAATATCAAAAAAATAGACTTCATCCAATCTTTTTTCAAAGAGATCCAGTATAAAAGTTGTAACGGTTCCCGTTATATCAAACATTCCTCCGTAAATATATGAAATAATATAAGTAGGCATTGCAAAAGGAAGGATTGAAGCATAATGAAAAAACCTAGAACCGCTGAACTTAAAAAAAGTCGTAACATAAGCAGTTGAAAATCCCATTATTGAAGTTAAAACCGCAACTCCTACCATAATATACAAAGAATTAAATATATATTCAAAAAGTACGGTATGAACCAGATGTTCCCAGTTTTTGCTGCTTGAAAATATATTAGAGACAAGAATAAGTGCAGGCGTTGAAATAAGCAGCGTTAAAAGTACGCTGCTTATTGTTAATTTATTAAAAATCTTCAATTAAACTTCTTATTTCCATCCGGCTAAATCAAAAATCTTTACTGCTTGGGCGTTATATTTTCCTAAAGTGTTAATTGAAATATCATCATCGGTAAAACTTCCCCATGATTGAACCACCTCATTTTTTTTCACACCTTTTGTAACAGGATATTCAAAATTTTGATTTGCAAAAAGTTCTTGCGCTTCGGGACTTGCTAAAAACTCTATAAATTTTATCGCATTTTCTTTATGAGGAGCATATTTGGCAACTCCTGCCCCACTTACGTTTATATGTGTTCCTCCATTTTCGAATTTAGGGAAAATAACTTCAACACCTTTTACCGCTTCTCTTTCGGAAAAAGATTTACTTCCTATCATTTTTCCTACATAATAAGTATTTGTAATTCCAATTTCACCGATCCCGTTTGCTACGGCTTTTACCTGATATCTATCATCACCTTTTGGTCTTCTTGCCAAATTTGCAACTACACCTTTTGCCCATTTTAAAGCATAATCTTCACCGTGATGAGCAATAACGGCTGCAAGCATTGATTGATTGTAAATATGATTTGAAGATCTTACCATAATCATTTTTTTAAATTCAGGTTTTATTAAATCCTCATATGTTTTTAATTTATCTTTTAAATCACTGCCTTTTGGAATGACAAAAGCTCTTACTCTTTTTGTCAGAGCAAACCATTGTTTATCTTCATCTCTTAACTTTTCAGGTATATTTTTATTTAAATATTCAGAATCAATGGGTTGTAAAAGACCTTTTTGTTTTGCTTGATAAAGTCTTCCCGCATCAACAGTTATTAAAACATCCGCAGGAGAGTTTTTACCTTCACTTGATAATCTTTTTATTAAAGCATTCGCATCTGCTTTTACAACATTTACTTTTATTCTGGTTTTTTCTTCAAACATTTTAAAAAGTTGTTTATCTGTATCATAATGTCTGTGAGAATATACATTTACTTCAGAAGATGCAAAAATAGAACTAGATAATAAAATTGCACCTAAAATTAACCTCTTTAGCATATCTATCCTTTTTAATAATAATTATTGAAATTGTAATTAAAAGTGCCTTAATTAGTACTTACATTAAAACTCATTATCAGAATAATTTTAGGCATAAAAAAAGGGGAATAGCAAAAACTATTCCCCTTTTTTAAATTTTTAAAAAGCTGCTTATTTTACGTAAGCTGCATCTGTTACGTTTTGAGTGTTAACAATATATGGAACTAATGCCATATGTCTAGCTCTTTTAATAGCTTTTTCTACCATCTCTTGAGCATTTTTAGAATTCCCTGTAAGTCTTCTAGGCATAATTTTACCTCTTTCACTCATAGATAGTTTTAATAAATCAGTGTTTTTATAATCAATGAAATCAATTTTCATCTCAGTATATTTACAATATTTTTTTCCGTATTTTCTTCTTTCTGCCATTTTTTATCCTTATATTCTAGAAAGGTATTTCATCATCATCAATATCAATTTCAGGTATTTTTTGTTCAGGTACTCTTTGAGATGTACTGTTCATACCACCATAGTTGTTTTGACCCATATTATCGTTTTGAGGATTTTGGGGTTGATTATATTGTGAACCTTGCGGGTTGTAGCTGTTTTGGTTATATGAATTTTGATTATTCATATTTGCTCCCGACATATTTTGTGAATCGGCTTTACTATCTAACATTTTCATAGTATCAACTCTTAGAGCATGTTTACTTCTGTTAGTTCCGTCTTGAGCCGTCCATTGTTCAAATACTAATCTTCCTTCTAATAAAACTTTAGAACCTTTTCTTAAGTATTGATTAGCAACTTCGGCACTTCTTCCAAAAATATTGAAATCTAAAAAACATACCTCTTCTTTTTGTTCACCTGTATTTGTTTTATACCTATGACTTGTTGCTATTGCAGATTTTGCTAAAGCAGAACCGTTTGGCATGTATCTAAGTTCAATGTCTCTTGTCAGGTTTCCTACTAATATTACTTTGTTATACATAAGATGTTCCTATCGAATTTATTAGTTAGCTTTTTTAGCTGCCTCTTCGCTCATTTTTGTCCATGCAGCGACTTCTTTTTTACTCTCATATTTAATGAAAATAAATCTCATAATATTTTCGTTGATTCTGTAGTTTCTTTCTATTTCTAAGATTCCTTCAGTTGTACATTTGAAGTAAATTACGAAATAGTAACCTCTTTTGTTTTTTTGAATCTCATAAGCTAATTGTCTTGTTCCCATATCGTCGCAAGATGAAATTTCACCACCGTTTTTTTCGATTGTAGCTTTTACTAAATCGATTTGAGCCTTAGTCTCTTCTTCTGTTAGAGTTGGCTTTAAAATAAACATTGTTTCATAATGTTTTATTCTTGACATTAAGTATCTCCTTATAGTTTTCGCCGGTATCTTTACAAATATCAGCAAGGTTTTTGTAAAGTCTGTGATTTTATCTAATTAAAACTGAAATTTTCCTAAGAGAAGCTTGCAGATATAGATTTTGATTTGAGATTTTTGAGGATTTTAGTTCAAGTTCAATATTAAGAAGATATTGAAGAATTTCCGAAAACTTTTCAGGTTTTATATTCATAGCAAGCCTAGTTTTCTTTTCCCATACGTTTTTAGGAGGTACAAAACCTAAAATCTCTTTGGCGTTTGCAGTTCCGTAAACTCTTATATAAGAGCTTATCATAAAAAGCTGTTGAACAAAAGAACTTATTTGATTTAAAAGATAAATTTCATTCATCCCTCCTTCAAAAAGTCCTTCTAATTCATCACTTATATCTTGGGAAGCAAAAAGATTATGCAAAAAATCTTCAAAATTGACTGCCCCTATTCCAAAGCAGTGTTTATATACTAAATCAGAAGTTATAACCTCATCTAAAATAGCTAATTTTTTTAAATCATTTATACATAAACTAAGATCTTGTCTGTGCATAAAGTAAAGATTATTAAAAGCTGAAAGTTCATATCTCATATTTAAAGCTTTTGCATGATTTTCGATAAGTCTTATTGCTTCGTTGGGAAAAGGATTAAACATCCGTACGCTAACCGCATTTAATTTTTTTGTAAAATATCCTGCCATAGTTTTGAATTCACTGTCATCCATACAACAAAAAACAACTTTAGAATCTTTATTTATATTACAAGCTTCTATTAACTGAGTAACTTCGTTTTTATTAAGCTTTTTCTCCAATTTTATAACCAAAATATTATTTGAAGCAAAAAGCGAAGATTGAAGTAATTTGTCTTTTGCGTATTTAAAATCAAAATCATCAAAATAGAGCTTTTCTATTTCATCGAAACTTCCGAGTCTATTTGCAAGCAAATCAGTATAATACTCAATTAAAAAGTTTGATTGCCCATAAAACATATAAGCACTAAAAGTTACGTTTTGATTTAACAGATTATCGAATTCATTTTTATACATAATGCAATATTAACCTAAATTTACTTTTTTTGCACTTTTGTTACAGCAGTTTTAAATTTTAAAATTTATTAAACTGAAAGTTAGCAGTGATATAATTTTTAGAAATATAAAAGGAGTTCTTTATGCAAAAAGAGGCAAAAATTTTATGGACTACAGATAATAAAGAGACAGCAATGAATATGGTACTTTTATATGCCCATAATGCAAAAATCCACGGTTGGATGAAAGAGGTTTCTATTTTAGTTTGGGGTGCAAGTCAAAAATTGATTATTCAAGATAAAGAGATTCAAGAAAAAATAAAAGTGATGATTGATGACGGTGTAAAATTTACCGCTTGTTTAAAATGTGCGGAAAATATGGAAATAGCAGAAGGGTTAGAAGCTTGCCATATTGATCTTTTTTATACGGGAGAGCTTTTAAGCAACTGGATAAAAAGCGGTGAAACGGTAATTAGTGTTTAAAACACTAATACTTCACGCTTCCCGTTATCTGTTTTGAGATTACGTCGCTTGATTTTATAATTAC
It encodes the following:
- the holA gene encoding DNA polymerase III subunit delta, producing MYKNEFDNLLNQNVTFSAYMFYGQSNFLIEYYTDLLANRLGSFDEIEKLYFDDFDFKYAKDKLLQSSLFASNNILVIKLEKKLNKNEVTQLIEACNINKDSKVVFCCMDDSEFKTMAGYFTKKLNAVSVRMFNPFPNEAIRLIENHAKALNMRYELSAFNNLYFMHRQDLSLCINDLKKLAILDEVITSDLVYKHCFGIGAVNFEDFLHNLFASQDISDELEGLFEGGMNEIYLLNQISSFVQQLFMISSYIRVYGTANAKEILGFVPPKNVWEKKTRLAMNIKPEKFSEILQYLLNIELELKSSKISNQNLYLQASLRKISVLIR
- a CDS encoding single-stranded DNA-binding protein; the encoded protein is MYNKVILVGNLTRDIELRYMPNGSALAKSAIATSHRYKTNTGEQKEEVCFLDFNIFGRSAEVANQYLRKGSKVLLEGRLVFEQWTAQDGTNRSKHALRVDTMKMLDSKADSQNMSGANMNNQNSYNQNSYNPQGSQYNQPQNPQNDNMGQNNYGGMNSTSQRVPEQKIPEIDIDDDEIPF
- a CDS encoding HP0268 family nuclease; protein product: MELLFARNELSEKPKKVQLDKIKEELQKDGEKIFYFDRDNSHKDMMSLVDSLEDEGYNVYFREVKYGLADDEYMYEVHAL
- the rpsF gene encoding 30S ribosomal protein S6; its protein translation is MSRIKHYETMFILKPTLTEEETKAQIDLVKATIEKNGGEISSCDDMGTRQLAYEIQKNKRGYYFVIYFKCTTEGILEIERNYRINENIMRFIFIKYESKKEVAAWTKMSEEAAKKAN
- the nusA gene encoding transcription termination factor NusA; amino-acid sequence: MDKIIDILDSIAYEKGLKIEDVENALKEALIKTAEKMVDPTLKFDAEIDRPNKKLELFQKIEVVPNDDERLKEDGVDEYNNVISKENYISIDEAKKIDESLEIGDFVNYDLEFENMGRNAATILHNNFEYRVQRFLEESLLSKYKNKIGKTISGSVTRVDRQENTFVEIGEVRGMLPRKSRIKGEFFKVGDTVKAVVRGVNIDKTNGLIVEISRTSPKFLESLLRSEVPELKDEIIIIEASARIPGSRAKIALSTTDANVDPIGSIVGVKGVRIGAVSKQLNGENIDCVEYSPIPEMFIARALSPAIISSVKIEKAAEGNEKGKAIVTIPHDQKSKAIGKSGLNIRLASMLTKYDIELKEIGGTATIGSDSQEQEKITDTASLEALFK
- a CDS encoding DsrE family protein, translated to MQKEAKILWTTDNKETAMNMVLLYAHNAKIHGWMKEVSILVWGASQKLIIQDKEIQEKIKVMIDDGVKFTACLKCAENMEIAEGLEACHIDLFYTGELLSNWIKSGETVISV
- the cysS gene encoding cysteine--tRNA ligase is translated as MAQLTIFDSVKKEKVPFEPIKEKEVKVYVCGPTVYDDSHLGHARSAIAFDLLHRVLKADGYNVTMTKNFTDIDDKIIKKMNESNRSLEDITTEYINAYKKDMQSLNILPNTLEPKATQNLQIMIDMIEDLMKKDVAYKISDGVYFDVSKDSQYGTLSHRASDGNSIARVESNEEKRNPSDFALWKFEKTNDVAFDSPFGRGRPGWHIECSAMINKHLAYKDEPYQIDIHGGGADLLFPHHENEAAQTRCSTNASLAKYWMHNGFVTINGEKMSKSLDNSFFLKDILKSYSGEVVRFYLLTAQYRANFNFNEEDLISSKKRLDKLYRVKKRVYGLGKSSVNKEFKSDLLDALNDDLNTPKAISIVDEYINKANETLDKEPKNKNFKKELVSTLEFINELLGIGFEDAYKYFQFGISKKEIENIENLISQRNEAKKEKDFETADKIRNEITKLGISIMDTPNGVVWEKL
- the rpsR gene encoding 30S ribosomal protein S18, coding for MAERRKYGKKYCKYTEMKIDFIDYKNTDLLKLSMSERGKIMPRRLTGNSKNAQEMVEKAIKRARHMALVPYIVNTQNVTDAAYVK
- a CDS encoding Fe(3+) ABC transporter substrate-binding protein — protein: MLKRLILGAILLSSSIFASSEVNVYSHRHYDTDKQLFKMFEEKTRIKVNVVKADANALIKRLSSEGKNSPADVLITVDAGRLYQAKQKGLLQPIDSEYLNKNIPEKLRDEDKQWFALTKRVRAFVIPKGSDLKDKLKTYEDLIKPEFKKMIMVRSSNHIYNQSMLAAVIAHHGEDYALKWAKGVVANLARRPKGDDRYQVKAVANGIGEIGITNTYYVGKMIGSKSFSEREAVKGVEVIFPKFENGGTHINVSGAGVAKYAPHKENAIKFIEFLASPEAQELFANQNFEYPVTKGVKKNEVVQSWGSFTDDDISINTLGKYNAQAVKIFDLAGWK
- a CDS encoding ABC transporter permease; translation: MKIFNKLTISSVLLTLLISTPALILVSNIFSSSKNWEHLVHTVLFEYIFNSLYIMVGVAVLTSIMGFSTAYVTTFFKFSGSRFFHYASILPFAMPTYIISYIYGGMFDITGTVTTFILDLFEKRLDEVYFFDIMSIEGAIIVMSLVLYPYVYLISKTYLKAESSSIIDASKTMGLSNFQIFYKVIIPISRPAIVAGVILAVMEAVADFGVMDYYGVSTFVTGIFRTWLGMGSVEDASKLASMLMLFIFLLIFLERFQRRNRKYKSSGKDFKPITKEKLSKTGNIIAFLVCFIPFFFGFLLPFTQMSYWFYISYEDIIDESFLTVLIQTLSLGIFSSILITILAFIITYNVRVHKNKIAENLVQISKLGYSIPGAVVAVGILSFFSLVDKSLNILISGTVLAIIFGYVVRFIAVSINNYEAGFSKIPQTYDDACKTMQIGGFQTFFKMILPLIKGSMTASFIIVFIEVVKELPLTMILRPFNFDTLPVMSHELVTQSQIIESSVPAMFIVLLGIVSVILLARKMVKD
- a CDS encoding MFS transporter translates to MTEQNKFSIMTISSLFFAITFLAIGYGMILTFIGVYLKELHVNDFMIGFINASFFLGAICSSIFSQSIISTVGHIRSFAAFASIMVISFLMHSVFFNEYLWAFLRFVSGFSFYSLLIIIESWLNEKSTQEARGKVLSIYVIIFYLSTAIGQLFLNLDEHLKHSIFTIGSVLILFSILFISLTKIKEPQIEPFEHYSFPRVYSVIPLATTSSFIGGFYVGAFFTMAPVFILTKYNSVEVVSYFMLISILGGLVSQWPIGAVSDKIGRRKVISFVSFVTALTSLLFLFIGEDIKTLYICGFLLGLTIFTVYPLGVARANDVLDENNKNLVEISRTLLFTYGMGSFVAPLIIGFLLKYYDNAIFAIFFLLGIYLTFYALSKKRVADDDMSTFVNIPVASGAELPTLDPRTDDEEQTNS
- a CDS encoding ABC transporter ATP-binding protein: MIGVSVKNFSVAFGNTKILENINFDVKQGEIVTILGPSGCGKSTILRSIASLHEDYDGDIFINDHCLINNGKKECHKDIGYIFQDYALFPHLNVKQNIEFALYNLKSNQKQKRVDKLLKQFDLVEHRNKQIHELSGGQQQRVSIARVLAYEPKVLLLDEPFSNLDTILRNKTKIWLKKLIKELNLSAILVTHDQKEALSMSDRIAIINNKRVEQFGTPQELYTKPKSLYVANFLNKINVLPNLLLESLNIKISSENVGIIPIGKVEVSNAISTIKAAILDVSFCGDYYELNISLKEYENMEMTVQVKSMQALENKKECYLNLNNEDIKIVRKNI